The sequence below is a genomic window from Silene latifolia isolate original U9 population chromosome 7, ASM4854445v1, whole genome shotgun sequence.
GCAAGTGGAGGAGAAGGCACTGCAAGTAAAGGATGATTCTTCCAAGGAAAGGTCAACCAAACATGGCAGAGGTAGAGGAAGAGGAGGTTCCAGAGGCAGGGGACGTGGTAGATCTTCTGGCCAAACAGCTGAGAGCCAAAAGCAGAAGAGTCAGGGAACAAGGAGTTCCCTGAAATGCTACTACTGTACAAAGCCTGGCCATAAAGAGGCCAATTGCTGGCAGAAGGAAAGAGATATGGAAGCAGGTCAATCTGATCAGcaagctaatgttgttgcaggaAAGGAAGAAAAACTCTTTCTTACAAGATCAGAAACACAAGACAAGGAGCAAGGTGTGTGGTACATTGACAGTGGTTGCTCAAATCACATGTCAAGTACCAAAGCATTGTTCAAAAATTTGGATGAGTCAAAGAAGAGTAAAGTAAGGTTGGGAGATGATAAACAACTAAATGTGGAAGGCATTGGTACTGTTGCTGTCAAAACTGAGTCAGGTAATACTAAACTTCTGTGTGATGTTCAGTATGTACCACTTTTGGCCTACAATCTGTTAAGTGTGGGTCAATTGCTGGACTCAGGCCTGTCCCTTACCTTTGACAATAGGTCTTGTGTAGTTAAGGATAAGAAAACCAATGAGGTCATTGCTGAGGCTCTCATGGGTAGAAATAGGATGTTTTCCTTGGATTTAGCAAAAAAGGTAGGCAAAGCCTTGACTGTGAAAGGTGATGACACTACAAGGTTGTGGCATTTGAGGTACGGGCATTTAAATATGCAGAGTCTAAAGTTCTTAGTTAATAAGAATTTAGTAGATGGATTACCTAGGTTAGGTGATCTGTCATTTTGTGAGAGTTGCACTCAAGGAAAACAGTGTAGAGGATCGTTCCCAAATGAGAGTTTATGGAGAGCAAAGGAGTGTCTGAATCTGTTACATGTTGACTTGTGTGGGCCAATGAATACTGAGTCATTAGGTGGGAGTAAGTATTTTTTACTCATCACAGATGATCATAGCAGGATGAGTTGGGTTTATTTCCAACGAACCAAGAGTGAATCATTTGGGAATTTCAAAAAATTTAAGGCAATGGTTGAAAATCAGAGTGGAAAAAGAATAAAAATTCTGAGGACAGATAGAGGAGGAGAGTTTGTCACACAAGAGTTTAATGAATTTTGTGAGAATCATGGGATCAAGAGAGAACTGACAGCACCCTATTCACCTCAGCAGAATGGGGTGGCAGAGAGGAAAAATAGAACTGTAGTGGAAATGGCCAGGAGTATGTTATGGTTCAAAGGGTTGCCTAATGATTTTTGGTGTGAAGCAGTTGCAACAGCAGTGTATTTGTTAAACATTTCTCCTACAAGAGCTGTGGcaaataagactccatatgaaatatggagAGGGGTAAGGCCTACTGTCAGTCATTTAAAAGTTTTTGGTTGTGTTGCATATTCTCTGCTTAATTTGAGAACCAAGTTAGATGAAAAATCTACTAAGTGCATTTTTATTGGTTATGCAACTCAATCAAAAGCATATAGACTTTATGATCCAGTCAATGCCAAGGTCATTATTAGCAGAAATGTGGTGTTTGATGAAGAAAGTAAGTGGGACTGGGAAAAGAAGTCTGAAGATAAGGAAATTCATAGAGTTTTCACATTTGAAAATTCTGATGAAAAAGTTCAGAAAGAAAACGTTGAGAACACTCCTCCGACTACTCCACCAGGTCATGGAAGTTCATCACCTGAATACTCTGATTCAGAAGAAGATACTGGTCCAAGAGGTGCAAGATCCCTGGTAGATATCTATAACACCTGTGGTTTTGCATTATTAGTCACAGAACGATCAACCTTTGCTGAAGCGCAGAGTAAGACTGAGTGGCAGTCTGCAATGCAGGAAGAAATCAAGTGCATTCAGAAGAATGAGACTTGGGAATTAGTTGATCTTCCCACTCAGAAGAATGTTATTGGTCTGAAATGGGTTTTCAGGACCAAGTACAATACAGATGGGTCCATACAGAAGCATAAGGCACGGCTAGTTGCAAAGGGGTATGCACAGATTGAGGGAATTGACTATGGTGAGACATTCTCACCTGTTGCAAGATTTGAGACAGTGAGAGTTATACTTGCATTGGCTGCACAATTCAGTCTTCCTGTATTTCAGTTTGATGTTAAATCAGCATTTTTGAATGGTGAGTTGCAAGAAGAAGTCTATGTGGAGCAGCCTCAAGGATTTGTCAAAAAGAATGAAGAGCAAAAAGTACACAAACTGAAGAAGGCATTGTATGGATTGAAACAGGCTCCAAGGGCCTGGTATAGCAGAATAGATCATTTCTTTGAAAAAGATGGATTTAAGAGAAGTGAGAATGAGCCTACTCTATACATCAAGAAGCAAGAAGGTCATGGGTTTCTAGTAGTTTGTCTGTATGTAGATGATATTATCTACTTCAGTTCATCTCAAAAACTACTGGAAAATTTCAAAAGGGCAATGATGAGTGAATTTGAGATGACAGACTTGGGTCTGTTACAATACTTTCTTGGTTTAGAGGTTAAGCAGAGGAGTAATGGTATATTTCTTAATCAAAGAAAATATACTCAAGATCTACTGAAGAAATTCAATATGGATGGGTGTGATGCTGCTATTACTCCAATGAATACAAATGACAAACTCCAAAGAGATGATGGAACTCCTAGTGCTGATGAGAAGCTGTATAGAAGTCTAGTTGGTGGATTGAACTATCTAACACACACTAGGCCAGACATATCTTACTGTGTCAGTGTTGTGTCAAGGTATTTGCACAAACCAAGCAAGCAACATCTGGGTGCTGCAAAGAGAATTTTGAAGTATGTGGCAGGGACATCAGAGTATGGAATCTGGTATTCCAAGTCAGAAGAATTTAAGCTCATTGGGTACACTGATAGTGATTATGCTGGTAGTATTGATGATAGAAAGAGCACATCTGGTTCAGTGTTCAGTTTTGGTTCTGGTGCAGTGACATGGAGCTCAAAGAAGCAGGAGACTGTGGCCTTGTCATCCTCTGAAGCCGAGTATGTGGCTGCAGGAGCAGCAGCTAGGCAGGCTGTTTGGTTAAGGaaacttctgactgatctgggGTATAAGCAGAAGGGTGCAACAGAGTTATGGTGTGATAACAAGTCAAGCATAGCAATGGCAAAAAATCCTGCATTTCATGCCAGGACTAAGCACATAGAGGTTCAATATCACTTTATCAGGAAGTTAGTGAGTGATGGCAGTGTGGAGCTGAAGTTTTGTGGAACAAACTTGCAGAATGCTGACTTATTTACTAAGGGTCTGTCTCAGGCAAAGCATCAATTCTTCATGGAGAGGATCGGAGTCAGGATGTTTGAATCAAGGGGTGGTGTTGAAATATGATCCAACACATCCACTGAAGTTAGTCAATTATGTTGCTAAGTCTTAGGAAATTTGTTATCTTGTTTTTCTGTTGATTTGGTCATGGTCCTGGTTTATAGGACATGATGTGCAATTGTGGGTAGAGGAGTCTTTAGTGGAGTCAGTTAGAGGAAGCAGGAAAAGTAGGAATCAGTTGTTGCAGTATCTTTCCTATATAAGTCTTTGTAGTTCTGAGTATTCATCATCCAATAATAATCACAAAAATCTTCCTCTAAAAATATTCTTCTCCAAATTGTTTGTTACATTGACAACAGAGACTGTATTGATTATACCGTCCATTGTTCCCATTGCCGCCTAAATACACACAAATAAATTGAGTATAGTTGAAACTTCTTGTATCtcaatatttatttatttctattTTTGGGTGTTTCAAtgaatagttatctatttccattCTTGGTAACCTTTTGTGGGCCATTTTcttaatctttgtgccaaaagcaATAGATAACTATTCATTGAGACAGAATTTTTTGGTTAAACGGTCTAATAGAAATGTAAACATGTTTGAAAAGCAAATTTTATGGTTAGAACGGTCTAATAGATAGATAACTAGTGATTTGTTTTTGGTTGCGGAATTTTTTGAAAAGCAAATTTAAACAACCTGATACTCTCTTAGAACTGTCTAATATAGAAACGTAAACAATCTGTTTGAACCAATTATTACCTGCATTTCCTCAGGGTTGCGGCTAACCAAGAAAGAATCGCAGACCAAGCGGGTAATAGCTTCGTCTTTCTTGTTAGGCGAGGTACCAATAACCGTGACTTTAGCACCAAACGCCTTAGCAAACTTAACAGCCATGTGACCGAGACCACCAAGGCCAACAACACCAATATGAAGGCCAGGTTTATCAAGACCATAATACTTAAGAGGACTATAAACTGTAATACCGGCACATAGAAGAGGCGCGGTTGAGTCTAACGGCATGTTATCAGGAA
It includes:
- the LOC141589773 gene encoding putative mannitol dehydrogenase, producing the protein MKGTYGSTYYDGTKTYGGYSDIFVVDQHFIVRIPDNMPLDSTAPLLCAGITVYSPLKYYGLDKPGLHIGVVGLGGLGHMAVKFAKAFGAKVTVIGTSPNKKDEAITRLVCDSFLVSRNPEEMQAAMGTMDGIINTVSVVNVTNNLEKNIFRGRFL